ATTATCTTTGGAATGAGGATGAATATTAAAAAATAAACCAAAGGAAAAAGTCTCATCACCGAGGCTTTTTTTTTGGTTCAAATACACATTTACATAAAATAGAAATACAATAAATCATGAGTTTCATAAACAGTATTATTAAAGTCTTTGTAGGTGATAAATCACAGAAAGATGTCAAAGCTCTACAGCCTTATTTAAATAAAATTAAAACGTTCGAAACCAGCTTAATGAGCTTGTCTCATGACGAGCTAAGAGCCAGAACCGCATATTTTAAAGAAAAAATAAAAGAAGCGAGAGCTGAAAAAGATGCTAAAATTGCTTCGCTTAAAGCTGAAGTAGAAAACATCGAAGACATCGACAAAAGAGAAGATCTTTATGATGCTATCGATTCTCTTGAAAAAGAAGCATACGAAATCTCAGAGAAAACTTTATTGGAAATCCTTCCTGAAGCATTCTCTGTAGTAAAAGAAACATCACGTCGTTTTAAAGACAATTCTTTTATCGAAGTAACTGCAACTCCAAAAGACCGCGAATTCTCGGCTTCAAAAACTTATGTTACTATTGAAGGTGACAAAGCTACTTGGGCTAATAAATGGAATGCAGCCGGTAAAGAAATTACTTGGGACATGATTCACTATGATGTTCAGTTAATTGGTGGTATGGTATTGCACGAAGGTAAAGTTGCCGAAATGCAAACGGGAGAAGGTAAAACTTTGGTTGCTACACTTCCACTTTACTTAAACGCTTTGACTGGAAACGGAGTTCACTTAGTAACGGTGAATGATTACCTTGCAAAACGTGATAGTACATGGAAAGCACCTTTATTTGAATTTCACGGTTTGACTGTTGATTGTATCGATAATCACCAACCAAGTACAGAACAAAGAAAAAAAGCATACGACGCTGATATCACTTACGGAACCAATAATGAATTTGGTTTTGACTACCTAAGAGATAACATGGCACACTCGCCAAGCGATTTAGTTCAAAGAAAACACAATTATGCAATTGTCGATGAGGTCGATTCTGTATTAATTGATGATGCAAGAACTCCACTTATTATTTCAGGTCCGGTTCCTCAGGGAGATCGTCATGAATTTAATGAGTTGAAACCAAAAATCGAAAACTTAGTAGCACAACAACGTCAGTTAGCGAATGGTTTCTTAGCAGAAGCTAAAAAATTAATCAAAGAAGGAAACACTAAAGAAGGTGGATTCTTATTATTAAGAGCTTACAGAAGTTTACCTAAAAACAAAGCATTAATTAAATTTTTAAGTGAAGAAGGAGTTAAACAATTACTTCAAAAAACTGAAAATCAATACATGCAGGATAACAATCGCGAAATGCATAAAGTTGATGAGGCTTTGTATTTTGTAATTGAAGAAAAAAACAATCAGGTAGAATTAACTGATAATGGTATTCAATACCTTTCAGGAGATACAGATGCTGACTTTTTCGTACTTCCGGATATTGGAACCGAAATTGCTGCTATCGAAAAACAAAAATTAGATAAAGACGCTGAAGCGGAAGCTAAAGAAAGATTATTCCAGGATTTTGGAGTAAAAAGCGAGCGTATCCACACACTTACTCAACTTTTAAAAGCATATGCACTTTTTGAAAAAGATGTAGAATACGTGATCATGGACAACAAAATTATGATTGTCGATGAGCAAACTGGTCGTATCATGGATGGTCGTCGTTATTCTGACGGACTACACCAAGCGATTGAAGCTAAAGAAAATGTAAAAATCGAAGCTGCTACACAAACTTTTGCAACAGTTACATTACAGAATTATTTCAGAATGTACAGCAAATTAGGTGGTATGACGGGAACAGCAGTTACAGAAGCTGGAGAGTTATGGCAGATTTATAAATTAGACGTAGTTGAGATTCCAACAAACCGTCCGATTTCAAGAATAGACAAAGAAGATTATATCTACAAAACTACACGTGAAAAATTCAACGCTGTAATTGAAGATGTAACTGAATTATCAAATGCAGGAAGACCAGTATTAATTGGAACAACTTCTGTAGAGATTTCAGAATTATTAAGCCGAATGTTGAAAATGAGAGGCGTTACTCATAACGTTTTGAATGCTAAAATGCACAAACAAGAGGCACAAATCGTAGAAGAAGCAGGAAAAGCCGGAGTTGTAACTATTGCAACAAATATGGCTGGTCGTGGTACCGATATTAAATTATCTCCAGAAGTAAAAGCTGCCGGAGGTTTAGCAATCGTTGGTACAGAGCGTCATGATTCTCGTCGTGTTGACAGACAGTTACGTGGTCGTGCAGGACGTCAGGGAGATCCGGGAAGTTCTCAATTCTATGTTTCTCTTGAAGATAACTTAATGCGTTTATTTGGTTCTGAAAGAGTTGCAAAAGTTATGGATAGAATGGGACTTCAGGAAGGTGAAGTTATCCAACATTCTATGATGACCAAATCTATCGAGCGTGCTCAGAAAAAAGTAGAAGAAAACAACTTTGGTGTTCGTAAACGTTTATTAGAATATGATGACGTTATGAACTCTCAACGTGAAGTAGTTTACAAACGTCGTCGTCACGCATTGTTTGGTGAGCGTTTGAAACTTGATATCGCGAATATGCTATATGATACTTGCGAATTAATCGTAAGTCAAACTAAACCAGTTAATGATTTCAAAAATTTCGAATTTGATTTAATTCGTTATTTCTCAATCACTTCTCCAATTTCTGAAGCTGATTTCTTGAAATTATCTGATAACGAAATTACAGGAAAAATATACAAAGAGACTTTAGCATTCTATACAGAGAAAACTGAAAGAAGCGCAAGAGAAGCTTTCCCAATCATTAAAGGAGTTTACGAAGAGCCAAACAATCATTTTGAGCGTATCGTAGTTCCATTTACTGACGGAATCAAAACTTTGAGTGTAGTTACTGACTTGAAAAAAGCATACGAAAGCGAAGGAGCTCAGTTAATTGCTGATTTCGAGAAAAACATCACATTATCTATTGTTGATGAAGCTTGGAAAAAACACTTACGTAAAATGGACGAATTGAAACAATCAGTTCAATTAGCCGTTCACGAACAAAAAGATCCATTGCTAATTTACAAATTAGAAGCATTCAATTTGTTTAGAGGAATGTTAGACAACGTTAACAAAGAAGTTATTTCATTCTTATTCAAAGGTGATTTACCAGCTCAAAACGTTCCTGAAATTCACGAAGCAAAAGAAATTCGTCAAAAAGAAAACTTCAAATTAAGCAAAGACGAAATTGTAAACAGCGAAGACATCAACCGCGAAGCTGGAGAAACACAACAACGTCAGGTTACTGAAACCATTGTGAGAGATATGCCAAAAATCAACCGTAATGATACTGTAACAGTTCAGGAAATTGCAACAGGTAAAACTGAAGAAATGAAATTTAAAAAAGCAGAATCTTTAATCGCTTCAGGTGCTTGGGTTCTTGTTAAATAATAATTTTATTTTAAAATCATAAATTAAAAAACCTCCAGCTAAAGCTGGAGGTTTTTTTTGAATAATAATAAATGGCTTTAGCCAAATTTCAAACGTGCTTTTCGGCTAAAGCCATCTTATAATTCTATCTTTAAACTCCAGCTAAAGCTGGAGCCTATTCAAAAAAGTTTTATCATTTCGTATTATCGATTTTTTTATTTTGCTGATATTTTTTTATGTTAAATGACAAAAATCGTAATAACTAAAAGGAATAAACAGTACCTTTGCAATCAGAAACAACGAAAAAAAGCTTTGAAGCAAATTTTAATTACATTTCTTTCCTGCATGCTTTTAGTGCCATCATTTGGCAGTTTCTTTGTTTATACCTCATTCAAACTAAATCAGGATGAGATTTCAAAAACCATCTGTGTACAACGAAAAATGCTTTTTAATAGTTGTAACGGTCGATGTGAACTTCAAAAAAGTTTAAAAAAATACGCTGATAACGAGAAGAAAATGCAAAACAACCTGAAAGAAAAAGCAGAAGTTGTTTACATTCAAACTTCAGTTACGGCACCTTTTAAATTGGTAACACCAATTCAGTCAAAAGAAAAATTCTTTGCTTCTTTTGACAACAAGCCTATTTCGGTTTCGAATACTACATTTCGACCTCCATCCTATTTTATATAATTTTTTAAATATTATTTCAATTCTCTTGAAATAAATTTTCATTGTCACCCAACAATGAAATTGTGTCTACGTACAACCAAAATTTAAAATTACTATTATATAAAATTCATAAAATGAAAAATACATTATACAAAGCACTTGCTATTGCAGCAATTTCAATTACTTTAGGTTCATGTTCAAGCGACGATAGCAGTCAAAATGTTACAGGACAAGGAAAACTTACATTAGAGTTTGATAACGCTTACGGAACAAACGATCTTATTTTAAATGCACAAAATACTAAGACATCAAACAACGAAGTTTTAAAAATCAGTTTGATCAAATATATTGTAAGCAATGTTGTTTTAACAAAAGCTGACGGAACAACTTTTACCTACCCAAAAAGCAAAAGTTATTTCATAGCTGATGAAGCTTCTGCAGAAGGTCGCGAATTTAAACTTACGGATATTCCTGCCGGAGATTACGTAAAAGTAAAATTCGGAATTGGAGTTGATGAAGAACAATGGAAATTAGGTGCTGCAGGACAAGGCGATTTTCTGGCTAAAGCAAATGATGCAGGAATGTTGTGGTCTTGGGCTGCAGGATATAAATTCCTTGCTTTCGAAGGAACTTTTACATCACCAACAGTAACTACAGCTACTTCTTTTATGGTTCACACCGGTAAAACAGGAACAGATTACAACTACACCGAAGTAACTTTGGATTTACCAACAAAAGCACTTGTTCGTACTAATATTACGCCGGAAGTCCACATGATTACTGACCTTTCTAAAATCATTGACGGAACAAACAAAATCAAACTTTCTGATAATAATGCCGGCGGAATGGGCGCTATGATTATGGGCGGAGCCAATTTGCCATTAATTACCCAGAACGTATCTTCAATGTTTAGAGTTGATCACGTACATAACGACTAATTTTATTTTCAGGAGCACAACAGTTTCGGTTTCCCAGAAATAAAGTCCCGCTTTACATTATATCTTTTGTGTCCGCCGCGGCGGACACAAAAGGATATCTCCCGAAACTTCGGGACCATCGGGGCTAAACGACAACTTTTGTACTTCTAATAAACATAAAAAATCATGCTGAAAATAAAACATTTTCTATGGCTAATGATTCCGTTGTTATGGAGTTGCTCCAATCAGGACGAGGAATATGTAAATGTTCCATTAGAATTTAAAGTTCCTTCAAACTTTCCTGAATTAGCGTACAATATTGCACTGAATCCGCCAACAGAAAAAGGATTTGAACTAGGAAAAAAATTATTCTACGACGGGCGTTTAGCTTCTGACGGAGTTGTTTCCTGCGGTTTTTGCCACATACAAGCCAATGCTTTCACACATCACGGACACACAGTAAGTCACGGTGTAGATAATGCTCAAGGCACACGAAATACACCGCCGATTCAGAATTTGGCTTATCAAAGTATTTTCATGTACGACGGAGCGGCAGATCATTTGGATTTACAGCCAATTATTCCCCTTACAAGTATTATTGAAATGAATGGCAATTTGAGTTCTATTCTTAAAATGATGAAAGCGGACAAGGAATATCAAAAACTATTTGGACAAGCTTTTGATGATGGAGCAATTACTACCGAAAACATGCTTAAAGCACTTTCGCAATTTATGGTTATGATTGTTTCGTCTAATTCAAAATTTGACAAATATCGACGAAATGAAGTTGGAGGAACATTCACAACGGATGAATTGGCAGGATATGATTTATTCAAATCAAAATGTGCTTCTTGCCATGCTACAGATTTACAAACCGATAATTCATTTAGAAACAATGGTCTTCCCGTAAACCCAATGGTAAACGATGTTGGACGTTATAAAGTAACTGAACTAGCTGCTGATTATTACAAATTCAAAGTGCCAAGTTTGCGTAATGTCGAAGTTTCTGGACCTTATATGCACGACGGAAGATTTGGAACTCTGGAAGGCGTTTTGGATCATTATGAAAGTGGCGTTACAGCTTCGGCAACTTTAGATCCTATTTTAAACAAAAATGGAAAATTAGGAATCGCGCTTTCGGAAACGGATAAAAAACAAATAATTGCTTTCTTAAAAACATTGACCGATAACCAATATTTGACTGATAAGCGTTTCTCGGAGTTTTAAGAAAATTAGCCCGCGGATTGTACGGAGTATACGGATTAACACAGATTAAAAGCAATTTAAAATCGTTCAAAAAATCATTTTAATCCGTGTAATCTGTGGCAAAATATCGCCAAAGTTTGCCATTTCGACGAAGGAGAAATGATAAGATTGTGTCATCAAAAGTGACAAAAAATAAAGTTATAATGAAAACTGGAGTCCTAGCCCCGATAGAGGCGGTATCCTTTTTTGAGGCGATTTTTCTTCGCCTTAAAAAAGATATAGCCGAAAGCGGGATCAGCTCCTAAAAACAATAATAATTAAAATGAAAAAATTAATAGTAATAGGTCTTTTTTTGGCTGGTTTTTCAGCCTTTAGTTTTACGGTAAAAGATAGTATTTCGGCGTTTACTTTTCAGCGTTTGGCAATGATGGAAGACTTTGATTGTGATGCGTGCGGATGTTCGGCAAGTGGCGGAAGTATGGGTTTTAGCTCAATGCTGAACAATAATTTTGTGGGCGTTCGTTATTTTAAACAAAGCTATACAAGCCGTGACGGGATTTTTGACAATTCGCCTTGGATTGACGAAAACTTCAATACAGTTCAGGTTTGGACGAGAATTCCGGTAAATGAGAAAATTCAGATTTCGGCGTTGATTCCGTATCACTTTCATGAAAGAGAATTAACAGCAGGAACCGAAAGTATTTCTGGTTTGGGCGATATTACCGTAATGGGATTGTACAAAATTTTTGAAACGAAAAAAGACAGCGCAGTTTTTACGCATAAAGTAAATATTGGTGCAGGAATAAAAATTCCAACGGGAAAATTTACCGAGGCAAATAATCTAGGAAGTGTGAACCAAAGTTTTCAATTAGGAACCGGAAGTTGGGATTATTCGGTGGTTTCTGAATATGTGATTAACCGAAAAAATCTGGGTTTAAACACAACGCTGAATTACATTTTCAAGACCGAAAACAAAAAAGAATACCAATACGGAGATCAGTTTAATTATGCTGCAACGATGTTTTATTTATTTGATTTGAAATCGATACAAATTGTGCCACAAGCCGGATTAGCAGGCGAAGTTTACCAAACTAACAAACAACACGGTTTAGATTTACCAAATACGGCGGGAGATATCTTGTTTGGAAAATTTGGTTTTGAAGCTGGAAAAGATAAATTTTCGATTGGTGTAAATGCAATGCTTCCGATCAATCAAAATTTATCAAACGGAAAAATGGAAGCGAATTACAGATGGAGCGTGAACCTAAACTATACGCTTTAATTTTTTAAACAAAAAGATTCTCAAAACAACGAAAAACAAGCTTTGAAAAAAATTATAATCATATTTCTTTCCTCTATGCTTTTGCTGCCATCTTTTGGCAGTTTTCTTGTTTATACTTCTTTCAAATTAAATCAGGAAGAAATTTCTAAAACGATCTGCGTTCAGCGAAAGATGATTTTTAATTCTTGTAATGGTCGCTGTGAACTTCAAAAAAGTCTAAAAAAATATTCGGACAACGAAAAAAGAATGCAGGACAATCTCAAAGAAAAAGCTGAAATTGTTTATATTCAAAACACAATTACTCCTGATTTCACCTTGATAGTTCCAATCGAATCGGAAAGAAAAAATTTCGCTTATTTTAATCGAAAACCAATTTCGGTTTCGAATCTTACTTTCCATCCTCCATCCTGTTTTATATAAATTCAGTTCCCATTTTTCTTGTCTAAAAATCAGGAAAAATGCTCGTTCCTTTTAAAATTTATATAATTCAAAATGAAAAAAATATACTTTACCCTATTAATTGTAGGGCAAATTGTCTTTGCACAAAACAAAGTCGAAAAAGACTCTACAAAAACTCAAGAACTCGAAAATATTTTCGTTACCGCCAATCGTACTGCTACTTTACGTAAAGAAACGCCTGTTGCAATTAGCAAAATAACGGCAAAAACAATCAACGAAACTAAAGCTACTGCGGTTTATGAAATCATAAATAAAAAACCGGGAGTTTTAATGGTTAATCTTGGTAACGAACAACATATGATGTCGATCAGGCAGCCAATGACAACCAATGCGTATTACTTATATCTTGAAGATGGTTTGCCAATTCGCCCAATGGGAATCTTCAATCACAACGCTTTATTGGAAATTAATCAGTATAATTTACAAAGTATTGAGGTTGTAAAAGGTCCCGTTTCGTCTTTGTACGGGCCAGAAGCTGTTGGCGGAACTATAAATTTAATTTCGCTAAAACCGCCTGTAGATCCGGAATTTAAATTTGGTGTTCAGGCAGATAATTATGGTTACAGAAGATTTCAGGCTGCCGGTGGCGCAACAATCGGGAAAGTCGGTTTTCATATTGCAGGAATTTCAAGTTTGCAGGAAAATGGCTGGATGACTTATTCCGATTATAACAAAGACAATCTTAATGCGAGAATCGATTATAACATTTCCTCTTCTACCCGATTGATTAGTAATACCATGTACGGAAAATATTATTCGGACATGAGCGGAACTGTAAACGAAGACGCTTTTAATAACAGAACCTACAAAAGCACTTCGAATTTTACTTATAGAAAATCTGACGCTTTACGAACACGATTAACATTAGAACACGACTGGAACAGCAATTCGAGCAGTTATATTACGGCATATTTACGCGACAATAAATTAGGTCAAAATCCTTCGTACGGAATTAAATGGAGTCCAACTGTAAATCCTACAACGGCAAAAG
This genomic window from Flavobacterium sp. 9 contains:
- the secA gene encoding preprotein translocase subunit SecA, with product MSFINSIIKVFVGDKSQKDVKALQPYLNKIKTFETSLMSLSHDELRARTAYFKEKIKEARAEKDAKIASLKAEVENIEDIDKREDLYDAIDSLEKEAYEISEKTLLEILPEAFSVVKETSRRFKDNSFIEVTATPKDREFSASKTYVTIEGDKATWANKWNAAGKEITWDMIHYDVQLIGGMVLHEGKVAEMQTGEGKTLVATLPLYLNALTGNGVHLVTVNDYLAKRDSTWKAPLFEFHGLTVDCIDNHQPSTEQRKKAYDADITYGTNNEFGFDYLRDNMAHSPSDLVQRKHNYAIVDEVDSVLIDDARTPLIISGPVPQGDRHEFNELKPKIENLVAQQRQLANGFLAEAKKLIKEGNTKEGGFLLLRAYRSLPKNKALIKFLSEEGVKQLLQKTENQYMQDNNREMHKVDEALYFVIEEKNNQVELTDNGIQYLSGDTDADFFVLPDIGTEIAAIEKQKLDKDAEAEAKERLFQDFGVKSERIHTLTQLLKAYALFEKDVEYVIMDNKIMIVDEQTGRIMDGRRYSDGLHQAIEAKENVKIEAATQTFATVTLQNYFRMYSKLGGMTGTAVTEAGELWQIYKLDVVEIPTNRPISRIDKEDYIYKTTREKFNAVIEDVTELSNAGRPVLIGTTSVEISELLSRMLKMRGVTHNVLNAKMHKQEAQIVEEAGKAGVVTIATNMAGRGTDIKLSPEVKAAGGLAIVGTERHDSRRVDRQLRGRAGRQGDPGSSQFYVSLEDNLMRLFGSERVAKVMDRMGLQEGEVIQHSMMTKSIERAQKKVEENNFGVRKRLLEYDDVMNSQREVVYKRRRHALFGERLKLDIANMLYDTCELIVSQTKPVNDFKNFEFDLIRYFSITSPISEADFLKLSDNEITGKIYKETLAFYTEKTERSAREAFPIIKGVYEEPNNHFERIVVPFTDGIKTLSVVTDLKKAYESEGAQLIADFEKNITLSIVDEAWKKHLRKMDELKQSVQLAVHEQKDPLLIYKLEAFNLFRGMLDNVNKEVISFLFKGDLPAQNVPEIHEAKEIRQKENFKLSKDEIVNSEDINREAGETQQRQVTETIVRDMPKINRNDTVTVQEIATGKTEEMKFKKAESLIASGAWVLVK
- a CDS encoding MbnP family protein, encoding MKNTLYKALAIAAISITLGSCSSDDSSQNVTGQGKLTLEFDNAYGTNDLILNAQNTKTSNNEVLKISLIKYIVSNVVLTKADGTTFTYPKSKSYFIADEASAEGREFKLTDIPAGDYVKVKFGIGVDEEQWKLGAAGQGDFLAKANDAGMLWSWAAGYKFLAFEGTFTSPTVTTATSFMVHTGKTGTDYNYTEVTLDLPTKALVRTNITPEVHMITDLSKIIDGTNKIKLSDNNAGGMGAMIMGGANLPLITQNVSSMFRVDHVHND
- a CDS encoding cytochrome-c peroxidase gives rise to the protein MLKIKHFLWLMIPLLWSCSNQDEEYVNVPLEFKVPSNFPELAYNIALNPPTEKGFELGKKLFYDGRLASDGVVSCGFCHIQANAFTHHGHTVSHGVDNAQGTRNTPPIQNLAYQSIFMYDGAADHLDLQPIIPLTSIIEMNGNLSSILKMMKADKEYQKLFGQAFDDGAITTENMLKALSQFMVMIVSSNSKFDKYRRNEVGGTFTTDELAGYDLFKSKCASCHATDLQTDNSFRNNGLPVNPMVNDVGRYKVTELAADYYKFKVPSLRNVEVSGPYMHDGRFGTLEGVLDHYESGVTASATLDPILNKNGKLGIALSETDKKQIIAFLKTLTDNQYLTDKRFSEF
- a CDS encoding transporter, translated to MKKLIVIGLFLAGFSAFSFTVKDSISAFTFQRLAMMEDFDCDACGCSASGGSMGFSSMLNNNFVGVRYFKQSYTSRDGIFDNSPWIDENFNTVQVWTRIPVNEKIQISALIPYHFHERELTAGTESISGLGDITVMGLYKIFETKKDSAVFTHKVNIGAGIKIPTGKFTEANNLGSVNQSFQLGTGSWDYSVVSEYVINRKNLGLNTTLNYIFKTENKKEYQYGDQFNYAATMFYLFDLKSIQIVPQAGLAGEVYQTNKQHGLDLPNTAGDILFGKFGFEAGKDKFSIGVNAMLPINQNLSNGKMEANYRWSVNLNYTL